A single region of the Stenotrophomonas sp. Marseille-Q4652 genome encodes:
- a CDS encoding PAS domain S-box protein, producing the protein MSSPKPSVTPLHPAPSPGFSHPTSAQGDASVLGEMATRIRQFDWSTTPLGPSSQWPSHLAATVDLMLGHGFPMIVLWGPELIQLYNDSYAEVMGDKHPEGLGMPTRECWPEVWHINGPIYDRVWQGETLTYADKLYPLARRNGQVENTWLTLTYNPLRGPDGRIDGVVVKLFETTAAHLARAERERAERERRESEERLALAFQVLPVGVCLVDPEGRVQMANEVMRRYLPGPLASLQDPGNTARWQGFDEEGQLLAPDQFPAARALRGETVVPGREFLHLHEDGRQSWTRVASAPLRDASGEVTAVFSTVVDIDGLKRSAEALRANEERFQQFAAASSDVLWIREAQLFDAEMVTAGFDAMFGLPREEVMGPLRAWASLVVPEDRDALFEHLEQVRNGQSGVLEYRIQRRSDGVFRWIRDTAFPLYDGEGQLSRVAGIASDITETRRLAEHQGVLGAELQHRVRNLMAMISSIVWRTQATVDSVSDYAQRLSGRLMSLARTQALLTRAANVGVDLRKLVEEELGAVAPQPGAFSLEGPEVTMPPKAAEVLSLALHELATNALKHGAFARADGHITVRWTRELQAEQPWLRLHWDERHPPVPGWTPPARRGFGSALVEERVPYELAGQGRIEHGPGGVSALIAFPLRGRDSILQTDAPRQAGIHGGELDLGGEVQWQGLTVLVVDDDYYQAQDLATALRSTGATVMGPYGDLAQTRQALDRHRPDMAVVDVNLGQGATGELMTALAATGIPFVVVTGYDASALPVGVHPRWRLQKPVSPREVLRALAGAWDEALAEAPHTLL; encoded by the coding sequence ATGTCCAGCCCCAAACCCAGCGTCACGCCCCTGCACCCGGCCCCCTCCCCGGGCTTCAGCCATCCCACCAGCGCGCAAGGCGATGCCAGCGTCCTTGGCGAGATGGCCACCCGCATCCGCCAGTTCGACTGGTCGACCACCCCGCTGGGCCCATCGTCGCAATGGCCCTCGCATCTGGCCGCCACCGTGGACCTGATGCTCGGCCACGGCTTTCCGATGATCGTGCTGTGGGGGCCGGAGCTGATCCAGCTCTACAACGACAGCTATGCCGAGGTGATGGGCGACAAGCACCCCGAGGGTCTGGGCATGCCCACCCGCGAGTGCTGGCCGGAGGTGTGGCACATCAACGGCCCGATCTACGACCGCGTGTGGCAGGGCGAGACCCTGACCTACGCCGACAAGCTGTACCCGCTGGCGCGGCGCAACGGGCAGGTCGAGAACACGTGGCTGACCCTGACCTACAACCCGCTGCGCGGCCCCGATGGCCGCATCGATGGCGTGGTGGTCAAGCTGTTCGAGACCACGGCCGCGCACCTGGCCCGCGCCGAGCGCGAGCGCGCCGAACGCGAGCGCCGGGAAAGCGAGGAGCGCCTGGCGCTGGCCTTCCAGGTGTTGCCGGTGGGGGTGTGCCTGGTCGACCCGGAGGGCAGGGTGCAGATGGCCAACGAGGTCATGCGCAGATACCTGCCGGGCCCGCTCGCCTCGCTGCAGGATCCGGGCAACACCGCGCGCTGGCAGGGCTTCGACGAGGAAGGCCAGTTGCTGGCGCCCGACCAGTTCCCCGCGGCGCGCGCGCTGCGCGGCGAGACCGTGGTCCCGGGCCGGGAATTCCTGCACCTGCACGAGGACGGACGGCAGTCGTGGACCCGGGTCGCCTCGGCGCCGCTGCGTGATGCCAGTGGCGAGGTCACCGCGGTGTTCTCCACTGTGGTGGATATCGATGGGCTCAAGCGCTCGGCCGAGGCGCTGCGGGCCAACGAGGAACGCTTCCAGCAGTTCGCCGCCGCGTCCTCGGACGTGCTGTGGATCCGCGAAGCGCAGCTGTTCGATGCGGAGATGGTCACCGCCGGCTTCGACGCCATGTTCGGCCTGCCGCGCGAAGAGGTGATGGGCCCGCTGCGGGCCTGGGCCTCGCTGGTGGTGCCCGAGGACCGCGATGCGCTGTTCGAGCACCTGGAGCAGGTGCGCAATGGCCAGTCCGGCGTGCTGGAGTACCGCATCCAGCGCCGCAGCGACGGCGTGTTCCGCTGGATCCGCGATACCGCCTTCCCGCTGTACGACGGCGAAGGCCAGCTCAGCCGCGTGGCCGGCATTGCCAGCGACATCACCGAGACCCGCCGGCTGGCCGAGCACCAGGGCGTGCTGGGGGCCGAACTGCAGCATCGCGTGCGCAACCTAATGGCGATGATCAGCTCGATCGTGTGGCGCACCCAGGCCACGGTGGACAGCGTCAGCGACTACGCCCAGCGCCTGTCCGGCCGGCTGATGTCACTGGCGCGCACCCAGGCCCTGCTGACCCGCGCGGCCAATGTCGGCGTGGACCTGCGCAAGCTGGTGGAGGAGGAGCTGGGGGCCGTTGCGCCGCAGCCGGGCGCGTTCTCGCTGGAGGGCCCGGAGGTGACGATGCCGCCCAAGGCGGCCGAGGTGCTGTCGCTGGCCCTGCACGAACTGGCGACCAACGCGCTCAAGCATGGCGCCTTTGCCCGTGCCGACGGCCATATCACCGTGCGCTGGACGCGCGAACTGCAGGCCGAGCAGCCGTGGTTGAGGCTGCACTGGGACGAGCGTCATCCACCAGTGCCGGGCTGGACGCCGCCGGCACGCCGCGGCTTCGGCAGTGCGCTGGTCGAGGAGCGGGTGCCGTACGAGCTGGCCGGGCAGGGTCGGATCGAACACGGCCCGGGCGGCGTGTCGGCGCTCATCGCCTTCCCACTGCGTGGCCGCGACAGCATCCTGCAGACCGATGCGCCGCGACAGGCCGGCATCCACGGTGGCGAACTGGACCTGGGCGGTGAGGTGCAGTGGCAGGGCCTGACCGTACTGGTGGTCGATGACGACTACTACCAGGCGCAGGACCTGGCCACCGCGCTGCGCAGCACCGGGGCCACGGTCATGGGACCGTACGGCGACCTGGCGCAGACCCGGCAGGCACTGGACCGGCACCGCCCGGACATGGCTGTCGTCGACGTCAACCTCGGCCAGGGCGCGACCGGCGAACTGATGACCGCGCTGGCGGCGACCGGCATCCCCTTCGTGGTGGTGACCGGTTACGACGCCAGTGCGCTGCCGGTCGGGGTGCATCCGCGCTGGCGCCTGCAGAAGCCGGTCAGTCCGCGCGAGGTGCTGCGTGCCCTGGCCGGCGCGTGGGACGAAGCGCTGGCCGAGGCGCCGCACACCCTGCTCTGA
- a CDS encoding TlpA disulfide reductase family protein has product MSRPRPLLLAVAVAAVAGMASGLLWFGRPVAPTPAATTTPPVEAARPGDPMPALVLPDIDGNPVDLARFGGRPLLVNVWASWCGPCVEEMPELARFARAQGDSGVQVLGLALDTAEGVRDFLARVPVDYPIVLDTPGPADASVRLGNTQGLLPYSVLVGADGRIVRQKLGPFAAGEIDRWTGQPAP; this is encoded by the coding sequence ATGAGCAGGCCACGTCCGCTACTGCTGGCCGTCGCGGTGGCCGCCGTGGCCGGCATGGCCAGCGGCCTGCTGTGGTTCGGCCGGCCGGTGGCTCCCACGCCCGCTGCAACGACCACGCCGCCGGTGGAAGCAGCCCGCCCGGGTGACCCGATGCCGGCGCTGGTGCTGCCCGACATCGACGGCAATCCGGTCGACCTGGCCCGCTTCGGCGGCCGTCCGCTGCTGGTCAATGTCTGGGCCAGCTGGTGCGGCCCGTGCGTGGAGGAGATGCCGGAGCTGGCCCGCTTTGCCCGCGCCCAGGGCGACAGCGGCGTGCAGGTGCTGGGACTGGCGCTGGATACGGCCGAGGGCGTGCGCGACTTCCTGGCCCGGGTGCCGGTGGACTATCCGATCGTGCTCGACACCCCCGGCCCGGCCGATGCCAGCGTGCGCCTGGGCAACACCCAGGGCCTGCTGCCCTACAGCGTGCTGGTCGGCGCTGATGGCCGCATCGTCCGGCAGAAGCTGGGGCCGTTCGCCGCCGGCGAGATCGACCGCTGGACCGGCCAGCCGGCGCCCTGA
- a CDS encoding protein-disulfide reductase DsbD, with product MLFRRIAAVCLAGLTALPALALSEKDLLPVDQAFVLEASAPSRERIELRWAIARGYYLYRHRTSVTTGQGFAAQPLQLPEGEKKHDEFFGDVQVYRTHVTAVLPGTASGSVDTLMLEVRYQGCADVGVCYPPQKRTLQVRLPADEAGAPALPSTGAPAGLPGVLPRADATGGLRLPGMETARNLPLPSEQAFGFEAIVTDGNNLLLRFSPATGYYLYRDRTSLALEGNAAIRTGSPRWPQGRSHRDEHFGDVVVYFDQVEVPVPLRRENAAASKVTLVATFQGCQTDGICYPPMTRRVKLSLPAGRVSPDGEASVAPLVIPPLPRSARDARASAKATAPAAVNPAPATAIEPDTQVPVPPTADASADNAQRSQPPAPVIAGPALPVVLVLALLGGLVLNLMPCVLPILSLKVLGLAQSGESRQRARSHALWYTLGVLLAFAAIGALVIALRAAGQAAGWGFQLQQPWFIAALVYLMFTVGLSLSGVFTLGGNLGGAGQSLASRHGPVGDFFTGVLACVVASPCIAPFMGPALAYAFTAPTVLAMLVFLTLGLGLALPFLLIGFMPALARRLPRPGPWMETLKHALAFPMYLTAIWLLWVLGKQRGVDAMAMLLVGATLLALGLWWFEHHRWRSHRRGMALAAVVALLALVPLWGVTRMAPATTVAATGSTVAYSPQMLDRLRADNRVVFVNMTADWCVTCKANERNVLHSDAFADLLRRVDAVYMRGDWTNVDPQISAFLEEHKAVGVPLYVVYGPGVPPTVLPTVLTQAIVEDALLRAAR from the coding sequence ATGTTGTTCCGTCGTATCGCCGCCGTGTGCCTGGCGGGCCTGACCGCGCTGCCGGCGCTTGCGCTGAGCGAGAAGGACCTGCTGCCCGTGGACCAGGCCTTCGTGCTGGAAGCCAGCGCGCCCAGCCGAGAGCGCATCGAGTTGCGCTGGGCGATCGCCCGGGGCTACTACCTGTACCGCCACCGCACCTCGGTCACCACCGGCCAGGGCTTTGCCGCGCAGCCGCTGCAGCTGCCCGAGGGCGAGAAGAAGCATGACGAGTTCTTCGGCGACGTGCAGGTCTACCGCACGCACGTGACCGCCGTGCTCCCGGGCACGGCATCCGGCTCGGTGGACACGCTGATGCTGGAAGTGCGTTACCAGGGATGTGCCGACGTGGGTGTGTGCTATCCGCCGCAAAAGCGCACCCTGCAGGTGCGGCTGCCGGCAGACGAGGCCGGCGCCCCGGCCCTGCCAAGCACCGGTGCACCGGCCGGCCTGCCGGGCGTGCTGCCGCGTGCCGACGCCACGGGCGGGCTGCGCCTGCCGGGCATGGAGACGGCCCGCAACCTGCCGCTGCCCTCGGAGCAGGCGTTCGGCTTCGAGGCCATCGTCACCGATGGCAACAACCTGCTGCTGCGCTTCAGCCCGGCCACCGGCTATTACCTGTACCGCGACCGGACCTCGCTGGCGCTGGAGGGCAATGCCGCCATCCGCACCGGCAGCCCGCGCTGGCCGCAGGGCCGCTCGCACCGCGACGAGCACTTCGGCGACGTGGTCGTCTACTTCGACCAGGTCGAGGTGCCGGTACCGCTGCGCCGCGAGAATGCCGCCGCCAGCAAGGTGACCCTGGTGGCGACCTTCCAGGGCTGCCAGACCGACGGCATCTGCTATCCGCCGATGACCCGACGGGTGAAGCTGTCGCTGCCGGCCGGACGGGTCTCGCCCGACGGCGAGGCCTCGGTCGCGCCGCTGGTGATCCCGCCGCTGCCGCGTAGCGCCCGGGACGCCAGGGCCTCCGCGAAGGCCACCGCGCCGGCCGCCGTAAACCCCGCCCCTGCCACTGCTATCGAGCCGGACACGCAGGTCCCGGTACCGCCCACCGCCGACGCCTCGGCCGACAACGCGCAGCGCAGCCAGCCGCCGGCACCGGTCATCGCCGGGCCCGCGCTGCCGGTGGTGCTGGTGCTGGCCCTGCTGGGCGGCCTGGTGCTGAACCTGATGCCCTGCGTGCTGCCGATCCTGTCGCTGAAGGTGCTGGGCCTGGCGCAGAGCGGCGAGAGCCGCCAGCGCGCGCGCAGCCATGCGCTCTGGTACACGCTGGGCGTGCTGCTGGCCTTTGCCGCGATCGGCGCACTGGTGATCGCCCTGCGCGCGGCCGGCCAGGCCGCCGGCTGGGGCTTCCAGCTGCAGCAGCCGTGGTTCATCGCCGCGCTGGTGTACCTGATGTTCACCGTCGGCCTGAGCCTGTCGGGGGTGTTCACCCTGGGAGGCAACCTCGGCGGTGCCGGGCAGTCGCTGGCCAGCCGCCACGGCCCGGTCGGCGACTTCTTCACCGGCGTGCTGGCCTGCGTGGTCGCCAGCCCCTGCATCGCCCCGTTCATGGGCCCGGCGCTGGCCTACGCGTTCACCGCGCCGACGGTGCTCGCAATGCTGGTGTTCCTGACGCTGGGCCTGGGCCTGGCGCTGCCGTTCCTGCTGATCGGCTTCATGCCGGCGCTGGCGCGGCGCCTGCCGCGGCCGGGCCCGTGGATGGAGACGCTCAAGCACGCGCTGGCGTTCCCGATGTACCTGACCGCGATCTGGCTGCTGTGGGTGCTGGGCAAGCAGCGCGGCGTCGATGCGATGGCGATGCTGCTCGTCGGCGCCACCCTGCTGGCACTGGGCCTGTGGTGGTTCGAGCACCACCGCTGGCGCAGCCACCGCCGTGGCATGGCACTGGCGGCGGTGGTCGCCCTGCTGGCGCTGGTGCCGCTGTGGGGCGTGACCCGGATGGCGCCGGCCACCACGGTGGCGGCCACCGGCAGCACGGTGGCGTACTCGCCGCAGATGCTGGACCGCCTGCGCGCCGACAACCGCGTGGTGTTCGTCAACATGACCGCCGACTGGTGCGTCACCTGCAAGGCCAACGAGCGCAACGTACTGCACAGCGATGCCTTCGCCGACCTGCTGCGGCGGGTGGATGCGGTGTACATGCGCGGTGACTGGACCAATGTCGACCCGCAGATCAGCGCCTTCCTGGAAGAACACAAGGCCGTAGGCGTGCCGCTGTACGTGGTCTACGGCCCGGGCGTGCCGCCGACGGTGCTGCCGACGGTGCTGACCCAGGCCATCGTCGAGGACGCGCTGCTGCGCGCGGCGCGATGA
- the cutA gene encoding divalent-cation tolerance protein CutA: MPGDTVHLLFTTCPDAESASAIARALVGERLAGCVTRLPAGTSTYRWQGEVTEDSEVQLLVKTTGARLHAAMERIRELHPYELPELVAVAASAGLPAYLDWVASETREES; the protein is encoded by the coding sequence ATGCCCGGCGATACCGTCCATCTGCTGTTCACCACCTGCCCGGACGCGGAAAGCGCCTCGGCCATCGCCCGTGCGCTGGTCGGCGAGCGCCTGGCGGGCTGCGTGACCCGGCTGCCGGCCGGCACCTCGACCTACCGCTGGCAGGGCGAGGTCACCGAGGACAGCGAGGTCCAGCTGCTGGTCAAGACCACCGGCGCCCGTCTGCACGCGGCCATGGAGCGGATCCGCGAGCTGCACCCCTATGAGTTGCCGGAGCTGGTCGCCGTTGCCGCCAGCGCCGGGCTGCCGGCCTACCTGGACTGGGTCGCCAGCGAAACCCGCGAGGAATCCTGA
- a CDS encoding co-chaperone GroES: protein MSIKPLHDRVVVKPIEADEISAGGIVIPDSAKEKSTKGEVVAVGPGKPLDNGSVRAPSLKVGDKVIYGQYAGSTYKAEGVEYKVLREDDVLAVIG from the coding sequence ATGAGCATCAAGCCGCTTCACGACCGCGTTGTGGTCAAGCCGATCGAAGCTGACGAAATCTCCGCGGGCGGCATCGTGATTCCGGATTCCGCAAAGGAAAAGTCCACCAAGGGTGAAGTCGTGGCAGTGGGCCCGGGCAAGCCGCTGGACAACGGCAGCGTTCGTGCGCCGTCGCTGAAGGTCGGTGACAAGGTCATCTACGGCCAGTACGCCGGTTCGACCTACAAGGCCGAAGGCGTCGAGTACAAGGTCCTGCGCGAAGACGACGTGCTCGCCGTCATCGGCTGA
- the groL gene encoding chaperonin GroEL (60 kDa chaperone family; promotes refolding of misfolded polypeptides especially under stressful conditions; forms two stacked rings of heptamers to form a barrel-shaped 14mer; ends can be capped by GroES; misfolded proteins enter the barrel where they are refolded when GroES binds) translates to MAAKDIRFGEDARTKMVRGVNVLANAVKATLGPKGRNVVLQKSFGAPTITKDGVSVAKEIELADAFENMGAQMVKEVASRTNDDAGDGTTTATVLAQALIREGAKAVAAGMNPMDLKRGIDKAVTAAVAELKNLSKPTADDKAIAQVGTISANADESIGNIIAEAMKKVGKEGVITVEEGSGLENELDVVEGMQFDRGYLSPYFINNQQSQTADLDDPFILLHDKKISNVRDLLPVLEGVAKAGKPLLIVAEEVEGEALATLVVNTIRGIVKVVAVKAPGFGDRRKAMLEDMAVLTGGTVISEEVGLSLEKATIKDLGRAKKVQVSKENTTIIDGAGDTAAIEARVTQIKTQIADTSSDYDREKLQERVAKLAGGVAVIKVGASTEIEMKEKKDRVDDALHATRAAVEEGVVPGGGVALVRAVAALRDLKGANEDQNHGIKIALRAMEAPLREIVANAGEEPSVIVNKVKEGTGSFGYNAANGEFGDMVELGILDPTKVTRSALQNAASIAGLMITTEAMVADAPKKDEPAMGAGGMGGMGGMGGMDF, encoded by the coding sequence ATGGCTGCCAAGGATATTCGTTTCGGTGAAGACGCCCGCACCAAGATGGTTCGCGGTGTGAACGTGCTCGCCAATGCCGTCAAGGCAACCCTGGGTCCGAAGGGCCGCAACGTCGTTCTGCAGAAGAGCTTCGGCGCCCCGACCATCACCAAGGACGGCGTCTCCGTCGCCAAGGAAATCGAACTGGCTGATGCGTTCGAGAACATGGGCGCGCAGATGGTGAAGGAAGTCGCTTCCCGCACCAACGACGACGCCGGTGACGGCACCACCACCGCCACCGTGCTGGCCCAGGCCCTGATCCGCGAAGGTGCCAAGGCCGTTGCCGCCGGCATGAACCCGATGGACCTCAAGCGCGGTATCGACAAGGCCGTGACCGCCGCCGTCGCCGAGCTGAAGAACCTGTCCAAGCCGACCGCTGACGACAAGGCCATCGCCCAGGTCGGCACCATCTCGGCCAACGCCGACGAGTCGATCGGCAACATCATCGCCGAAGCGATGAAGAAGGTCGGCAAGGAAGGCGTGATCACCGTCGAGGAAGGCTCGGGCCTGGAGAACGAGCTGGACGTGGTCGAGGGCATGCAGTTCGACCGCGGCTACCTGTCGCCGTACTTCATCAACAACCAGCAGTCGCAGACCGCCGACCTGGATGACCCGTTCATCCTGCTGCACGACAAGAAGATCTCCAACGTGCGCGACCTGCTGCCGGTGCTGGAAGGCGTCGCCAAGGCTGGCAAGCCGCTGCTGATCGTGGCCGAGGAAGTCGAGGGCGAAGCCCTGGCGACCCTGGTGGTCAACACCATCCGCGGCATCGTCAAGGTTGTGGCCGTCAAGGCCCCGGGCTTCGGCGACCGTCGCAAGGCGATGCTGGAAGACATGGCCGTGCTGACCGGCGGCACCGTGATCTCCGAGGAAGTGGGCCTGTCGCTGGAGAAGGCCACCATCAAGGACCTGGGCCGCGCCAAGAAGGTGCAGGTCTCCAAGGAGAACACCACCATCATCGACGGCGCCGGCGATACCGCTGCCATCGAGGCCCGCGTCACCCAGATCAAGACCCAGATCGCCGACACCTCCTCGGACTACGACCGCGAGAAGCTGCAGGAACGCGTGGCCAAGCTGGCCGGCGGCGTGGCCGTGATCAAGGTCGGTGCCTCGACCGAAATCGAAATGAAGGAAAAGAAGGATCGCGTCGACGACGCCCTGCACGCTACCCGTGCTGCCGTCGAGGAAGGCGTGGTCCCGGGCGGCGGCGTGGCCCTGGTGCGCGCGGTTGCCGCACTGCGTGACCTGAAGGGTGCCAACGAAGACCAGAACCACGGCATCAAGATCGCCCTGCGTGCGATGGAAGCCCCGCTGCGCGAGATCGTTGCCAACGCCGGTGAAGAGCCGTCGGTCATCGTCAACAAGGTCAAGGAAGGCACCGGCAGCTTCGGTTACAACGCGGCCAACGGCGAGTTCGGCGACATGGTCGAGCTGGGCATCCTGGACCCGACCAAGGTGACCCGTTCGGCGCTGCAGAACGCCGCTTCGATCGCCGGCCTGATGATCACCACCGAAGCCATGGTGGCCGACGCCCCGAAGAAGGACGAGCCGGCCATGGGCGCCGGTGGCATGGGCGGCATGGGTGGCATGGGCGGCATGGACTTCTAA
- a CDS encoding 3-deoxy-7-phosphoheptulonate synthase, which yields MAPHTDDLRIRNLEPLTPPAELLALLPCDEQASQTVAGARAALHDILHGRDDRLAVVIGPCSIHDPVAAMEYAQRLRPLREELGDALEIVMRVYFEKPRTTVGWKGLINDPDLDGSFNINKGLRIARGLLRDINRLGLPAGVEFLDVISPQYIADLVAWGAIGARTTESQVHRELASGLSCPVGFKNGTGGDIKIAADAVGAASHPHHFLSVTKQGGTAIVSTAGNPDCHVILRGGKAPNFDAASVQEACAVLEKSQLAPRLMIDASHANSAKKPENQPAVVDDIAAQLRAGEQRIVGVMVESHLVAGRQDLVEGQPLVYGQSITDGCIDWDSSVQVLRALADAVRARRQQALEQAA from the coding sequence ATGGCCCCCCACACCGACGACCTCCGCATCCGCAACCTCGAACCGCTGACCCCGCCAGCCGAACTGCTGGCACTGCTGCCCTGCGACGAGCAGGCCTCGCAGACCGTGGCCGGCGCCCGCGCCGCCCTGCACGACATCCTGCACGGCCGCGATGACCGCCTGGCCGTGGTGATCGGCCCGTGCTCGATCCACGATCCGGTCGCGGCGATGGAATACGCCCAGCGCCTGCGTCCGTTGCGCGAGGAGCTGGGCGATGCGCTGGAGATCGTGATGCGCGTGTACTTCGAGAAGCCGCGCACCACCGTCGGCTGGAAGGGGCTGATCAACGATCCCGACCTGGACGGCAGCTTCAACATCAACAAGGGCCTGCGCATCGCCCGTGGCCTGCTGCGCGACATCAACAGGCTCGGCCTGCCGGCGGGCGTGGAATTCCTCGACGTGATCAGCCCGCAGTACATCGCCGACCTGGTGGCCTGGGGCGCGATCGGCGCGCGCACCACCGAAAGCCAGGTGCACCGCGAGCTGGCCTCGGGCCTGTCGTGCCCGGTCGGCTTCAAGAACGGCACTGGCGGTGACATCAAGATCGCTGCCGACGCGGTGGGTGCGGCCTCGCATCCGCACCATTTCCTCTCCGTGACCAAGCAGGGCGGCACCGCCATCGTCTCCACTGCCGGCAATCCGGATTGCCACGTGATCCTGCGCGGCGGCAAGGCGCCCAATTTCGATGCGGCCAGCGTGCAGGAGGCCTGCGCGGTGCTGGAAAAGTCGCAGCTGGCGCCGCGCCTGATGATCGATGCCAGCCACGCCAACTCGGCCAAGAAGCCGGAAAACCAGCCGGCGGTGGTCGATGATATTGCCGCGCAGCTGCGCGCCGGCGAGCAGCGCATCGTCGGGGTGATGGTCGAAAGCCACCTGGTTGCCGGCCGCCAGGACCTGGTCGAGGGCCAGCCTCTGGTCTACGGCCAGTCCATCACCGATGGCTGCATCGACTGGGACAGCTCGGTGCAGGTGCTGCGCGCGCTGGCCGATGCGGTGCGCGCGCGCCGCCAGCAGGCGCTGGAGCAGGCCGCCTGA
- a CDS encoding GIY-YIG nuclease family protein has product MDAAPARWFLYLLECRNGSYYAGISTDVQARFAAHLAGKGARYTRANPPLRVLASREFPDRASASRAEWQLKQLPRHRKLAFLADPAQPAA; this is encoded by the coding sequence ATGGATGCCGCTCCCGCCCGCTGGTTCCTCTACCTGCTCGAATGCCGCAACGGCAGCTACTACGCCGGCATCAGCACCGACGTGCAGGCGCGCTTCGCCGCGCACCTGGCCGGCAAGGGCGCGCGCTACACCCGCGCTAACCCGCCGCTGCGGGTGCTGGCCAGCCGCGAATTTCCTGATCGCGCCAGCGCCTCGCGCGCCGAGTGGCAGCTCAAGCAGCTGCCACGCCACCGCAAGCTGGCGTTCCTGGCCGATCCAGCTCAGCCGGCCGCCTGA
- a CDS encoding carboxymuconolactone decarboxylase family protein, producing MAMPSFLELTASISSHLAPLRAGRGEVMKGFGALSRAAMAPGALDAKTKELIALAIGVAQRCDGCIGFHTKALVQMGTSEAELQEMLGVAVYMGGGPSLMYAANALASFEQFRQAQAAG from the coding sequence ATGGCAATGCCCTCCTTCCTCGAACTCACCGCTTCGATCTCCAGCCACCTGGCGCCGCTGCGCGCCGGCCGGGGCGAGGTCATGAAGGGATTCGGCGCACTCAGCCGCGCAGCAATGGCGCCGGGCGCGCTGGACGCCAAAACCAAGGAGCTGATCGCGCTGGCCATCGGCGTGGCGCAGCGCTGCGACGGCTGCATCGGCTTCCACACCAAGGCGCTGGTGCAGATGGGCACCAGCGAGGCCGAGCTGCAGGAAATGCTCGGCGTGGCGGTCTACATGGGCGGCGGCCCGTCGTTGATGTACGCGGCCAACGCGCTGGCCTCGTTTGAACAGTTCCGCCAGGCTCAGGCGGCCGGCTGA
- a CDS encoding metalloregulator ArsR/SmtB family transcription factor has product MDARDRAFLREGAGQAAALLRAVGNENRLLVLCLLIEHGELSVGQLLEHLELSPSALSQHLARMREEGLVANRREAQTLYYRIDDPAVVTLVTSLKKIFCP; this is encoded by the coding sequence ATGGATGCACGTGATCGCGCCTTCCTGCGCGAAGGCGCCGGCCAGGCCGCCGCGCTGCTGCGCGCGGTGGGCAACGAGAACCGGCTGCTGGTGCTGTGCCTGCTGATCGAGCACGGCGAGCTGAGCGTGGGCCAGCTGCTGGAGCACCTGGAACTGAGCCCGTCCGCCCTGTCCCAGCACCTGGCGCGCATGCGCGAGGAAGGCCTGGTGGCGAACCGCCGCGAGGCGCAGACCCTGTACTACCGGATCGACGATCCGGCCGTGGTCACGCTGGTGACCAGCCTGAAGAAGATTTTCTGCCCGTGA
- a CDS encoding rhodanese family protein translates to MSAKTMEKMDPRAAQALIAEGALLVDIREADEHAREHIAGARCVPLSQLQAGTATLPASSCVVFHCASGMRTQANAALLERCRGGARAIVLDGGLQAWKNAGLATVADARAPLPLVRQVQLAAGTLALAGAVLGATVSPWFHLLSGFVGAGLMVAGATGFCGMARLLLKMPWNRQAA, encoded by the coding sequence GTGAGCGCAAAGACAATGGAAAAGATGGATCCCCGCGCCGCGCAGGCGCTGATCGCAGAGGGTGCGCTGCTGGTCGACATCCGCGAGGCGGACGAGCACGCGCGCGAACACATTGCCGGTGCGCGCTGCGTGCCGCTGTCGCAACTGCAGGCCGGCACCGCGACGCTGCCTGCGTCCAGTTGCGTGGTGTTCCACTGCGCCAGCGGCATGCGTACCCAGGCCAATGCGGCCCTGCTTGAACGTTGTCGCGGCGGGGCAAGGGCGATAGTGCTCGACGGCGGCCTGCAGGCGTGGAAGAACGCGGGCCTGGCCACGGTGGCCGATGCGCGCGCGCCGTTGCCGCTGGTGCGCCAGGTGCAGCTGGCCGCGGGCACGCTCGCGCTGGCCGGCGCGGTGCTCGGCGCGACCGTGTCGCCTTGGTTCCACCTGCTGTCCGGCTTCGTCGGTGCCGGGCTGATGGTGGCCGGCGCCACCGGTTTCTGCGGCATGGCCAGGCTGCTGCTGAAGATGCCCTGGAACCGCCAGGCCGCCTGA